The nucleotide window GTTCATAAATGTTTGTACATCCGGCTTTCTctgaaaatagtttttcatatttaattagcaatttttccagCTCAACTTTTTGCTCTTCACTTGTACCCATAAGATTATTCGCGATCGACCGGACAGattcgaaaaagttttgatCATTTGTTTGAGATCTTGTTACTTGAATTTGTTCTATTAAAATcgattcgatattttcatccaatttatctttaaaaaaattgtgatcttCCGATTCTACTGTTTTCTGGCAAACTAAAttctttttgtaaaaattatggtCTTGTGATTCTATTGTTTCTGCGTTATTTTGTTCATGTTCGtttacattttgaaatacagattcattacattttatattattttttacacacatcaaatttagattttctaattcattatttctcgGATTATCTCTTTGATCTACCGatgcaattttatcaaattcatttattgctacacatatattttccttatctactaaaatatttttatcaatttcatcattttctacaaagatatattttaaatttatttctgtttcttcatcaattttattctcttctacacaatcagattcattgtcaatTTGCATCACATTTTCATGTGTTTCTGAcattttatcatcattatcacaTTCAGGATCTTTAGttgtgatattttcaaaaactgtttttatatcttcatcatcatttttattttcttcattattattctctttctttgaattctttttaaatatttctttacctattttttcatgttctttTTCTGAATCTTCAgttcttaaaattttgatatatattttcgcGTTTTGTGCAAATGAGCTCAACCTTTCCGCAGGTTCCCGGTCGTATGAGAAAAGTGGTGGAGCTATTACTTTACCTTTAATACTAATTGTTTTCTGACCGTAATCTAAAACTACTTTATTAATATCAAGCCAATCGTTACCAAAAATCACACTACTAGACAGATGcggtataattaaaaaagctGTTGTGATTTTCTGCGATCCCATATGAACATCAACCAAAATTTGTCGCTTAACCGCTGTGGGCTTTTTCCCAATTGCTGGTAAAACTACTACATTTGTAACTGGTAGTTCATTTAAACTATGATTACCTTTGAGAgatttatatactttttcaGACATACATGTTACTTGGCTTCCTGAATCAAATAAAGCTACCATTCGATAATTTAACACATTTATTACTACATTTGGACCCTTCGATAAGTTTTGTTTtactctttcaattttttcttcagcatTACCAATTTCGTGCATTAAGTCCTCAACTAAATTTGCATAATCCCAACTCGATGTCGGACTTATACACATCGAGCTGTTTATTagtttaaatttctatttGGACTGGTTTGTAAATTATTGGTGTTAGTTTGCATTTGAGTTTGTAATGACTGTATCTGATTATTGGTTCCTGAGACATAAGGTGGTGGATAATTGACGTTTGGTAAATTCATTTGGTTGCTTGTTGATGCTTGAACTTGCGGTTGATATTGCCATGGTGATAAGTTTGTACCAAATTGAGGATTTTGATAAAAGTTGTTTGCAGCATTTGGATAATTTTGTTGCCtacttgtattatttatcTGTTGCTGTTGTTTATGTTGAATTTGCATGCTGTTTACATTATTCACTTGATTGTTGttactttgattttgatatttgtgtttattattgtttctttcttcataatttacatctaattgcgataaagcttgttctattatttttgtatccGCCATATTCACAGTTGCTAGAGTATCACGAATTTTATATGGTAATTGTTGGATAATGGTATAGTTTATTTCGAACTGGTCTAGTTTCGGTAATAGGTATTTTGCTTCCTTaagctgtttaaaaaaatatgtttgaagTGAACCATCCTGTTGATTATACCGTCTTGAACTCCACTTTGTTTTGACTTTAACTTGGATtggaatggaataaaatttatttttaaaagcttctttaaaatcattatacgtgTTGATAGTTTCTTTACTCGCTTCCCACCATATTTTTGCTCTACCTGATAATTTACTTTCGACTATCGACAATTTACACTCTTCCTTCACACATTTTaacctgaaataattttccaaattttccaaatattcaatAGGATTTATAACTTCTTCATCTGTAAACTCGGGAGCTTTGGCATCAATGTGACTTCGTTGCAAACTTACTATTAACTCACTCACCGATATTTGATCGTTATTGGTAACTGGTTGTTGAACTGGATTCTGTATCTGTTGAAGAGCCTGTCTTTGTTGTTCGTTCTGGAGCTTCAACAATGCGACTTCGTTTGCCAGCTGTGCGTTAGTTGCTTGTTGTGCCTGTAGCTGTTCAATCGCATTTCGTAAACCCGCGAAACTCGCCATTTCCTCCTTCAAACGCTCCAGTTCTCCCTCCATCTCGCCtgtattatttcgtatttgacTATTGCCTGCTTTTGATATGTCAGGTTCTGACCTCCTTGGTTTATTTGTGATCCTTGACCTAGTTTTAACAGGTGTTCTTTTAATCGTTGGTGCCATgtacttttgaaattcttatatttctatttatcgCGTAATATATGTTTCTTACAATTACTACCTAAGGTCAATCATACAAACATTCAACGAcgaagtttcaaatttaatcctATGTTTACTTTCTTTATGTCTAAACTTTATGTTCgggcgccattttgtaacggtttttttttttggcggtTCAACCGATACGTTTTgattttatgttatattagaaatctagatatattcaataaacaaaatacattaAATCAGGAGGAAACAATGTAGAACACAGATTTATTGAGTTTTGGTATAATCTTTTAAAAGAACAGGCAATGGTAGAAAATCTCATTCACTCTTTCATTCAcacgttaaaattactcaatgcGATTACCGacgttttgtatataattattcttgtaaaatttttttttttgtaccataTTAACGAAAGACTGGCTCTCTTTtcctttatgcttcaaatttaaaaaggaTTCTAGTGAAAGAATGAATCTACTGACAAAGGACTCTAAATTATGGTAAGATTACAATAAAGTTAACAGACGAAGATATAAAATACTGACTTAAGAAGGCTATTACAGATTTGTGGCACAATCCACCTACAAATCAGTAATGAAAAGATGACTTAGCTCGGAATATCTCTGATGAAGTGAGGTGGCCTAACGGCTCCGTAGATGATCATGCATGTTGAAGTTCTTTGATATTCCTTTTATAGAATCGGTCTTCACCGATTATACTGCGTGGTCGTTCGTCGATCAGATATTTGGATTTGTTCTTCAGGCTCACAGGCTCCGAAAGATGGGGATTGCGTTGGGTTACACTTCTTGTATGAATCGTCgtgtcaattttctttttttttttgttcccccttttttttttttgacttgttttgttttcccaaATGTTAACGAAATTATGAGAATGTGAATATGACAGGACTAGACTTTATATCGACCGTTCGCTTCGACCCCGGctcgcagagagagagagttacaCTTATTTCACCGGATAGGTGATCTTGaccgacgtgacacctagagTTAAGCGTTTGccctttattttgaaacgttgtaTGTGCTTAAGGCGCGTACATACGAATTACTTTATATTCTATGTGACTCGCATGTAATATCGTTACACCGTAGACCATGTATTTGCAATATTGTGCTCCGAAACTGAAGATTTCAAATGATTCGATAAACTTTTCTACTGATTTAgtacagaatttcaaaatacatTCAAGCATTCAATCTCACATTTTTGagaattgttgaaatatgtTATGGCATTTCAGTGATTTCTAGCgattctagttttttgaaaaatacttcaCGTTATGTCGCTGGTAGCCAAATTCCAATAGATTTCATGagattaattgaaatgatttcatgAAATGTCAAAACGTACTGTGTAACTTCAATCGGTATAATTTCGCATATTTCGGGTGATTTTAAAAGATTTCATTAGTTTTAAAGTGATCTTCAAAGTCTCAAGGCTCTTGGAGATGTCAagtgacttgaaaaaattttgataaacaatACGCATCAGATTATAATTGTAGACTAAATATAAATCTTAggttcgaaataaaattttctgacgttcgtcgattttcaaattttgtaacaatacCAATTACAAATTCGTGTACATCAATTGAAAGAACTGCTCAAATATTCCAATATCAAGTCAGGCTACTTGTGACAAAAATTAAGTTTCAGGTTACATAACGTTGCTTGGAATCAATCCCAGTGAATCCTCAAACCccgcaaaaaaatttgcgagTAAAATACTTAGTTCCAAACATTAGTTACTggtttttgcaatattttccgAATTCTGAAGTCCCTTCAAAGACACAGTGTTTAAACCACGTGAAATACCCGCCTTTCCGCATTTAGTCATGGCCTCGGAATTGAAATCGTCAAAACAGGCGAATACATCAATCGAGGTTGTCAGCACCAGTCGTCGAACACTTGTGCCACTGAGTCCTTCATCGGCGGTTTGGGGGACTTCAGACAGGCATTGCTCGAGTCGAGGGCTAGTTCGAGGATCTCGTCGACGAGGAATGGGTTGATATCTGCACCGAATCAGAGTCCTGAAGTCTGGAACAGCGGGTCGGCAAACGCTCGATGAGTGTCATAGATGTCTCTGGCACGCTGGACTCTGATTGATCAATGGctgcaattattttcacttcatttttatcattatcacAATCAAAAGTACGTGTAATAATTTCTATTTCAAGTATTACTCTTCATTCGCAGGAGCGACGAATAGTATCTCTCCGGAAGTCTTCTTCACAGTCTATAGCGACTCCTTCGAGCATCAAAACTACGGATAGCTCTAATTTGTTTACTTTGGCTCAATCGTTTCTTAATGAATCAAGATCAGTCTTCATTTTCTCTATACACTTCATTCTATTTGTTAAGTGTCAAACGTTGTTCACAAAGACATTTACAGATAGCTGAAAGCCAACATTTcaccatcatttttttttagtttatatatttcaatctTCAGTTCTCGAATATGGATATTTTCAGCTACTGAAGCTGGAACCAAGCAGTGATATTGCAATTGATTTAGCAGTTTGAAGGGAACTTGCCCCAGAGTATCTACCGATGCAGGATTGACCTAGATTTATCCATCTATCATTCAACCCATTTACCCGCAGTGTATTTATGGCACGTTTCGAACACACGCCCGTCATAATTAGTCCCTAATAATTTATCCCAGTTTGTTTCAACAAGACACATCAAGTTATATGCAGATCCCAGATAACCTCGAGGAATAATCTCTTTTAATAGCATAGGTCGGTAATACTAATCATATCAACTTTTAATTGGGAATAAAGCTGGGCAAACGGAATTCATAGAAATGGGTTTTACTAGGTACTGTTTCAATGATTGATTCTATTGTCATCTATGTGAACGAATTTCATCTTTCTACTAGCGTATTActcatttattttaattttaatcttaCCTTAGACACTGCGTTAATATAAATCCATCCAATGCTATTCACGCCTTGGTTAGTTTCTACATATGCAATACTGtcaaatttattgttactCAGATACCCAACTTTATTAGAAcagtatatttttcatccagTAATAGAACATTCGTATTTCCGTTTTTGGAAAATACAAAggattttatcaaattatcgcaAGATTTTTAAGGTTTTCGtgctttttactttttccgCACAGTTCACTTGCGAATCAGTATAACATGCGTGTTCGCATCGCGTTATCACCAAAGCGCAGGGTATggcaattaaaattgaaagagtAGAAGAGTAGGACAAAATCGCAAGGTTAATCTCATTCGTAAAAACCCCACGGCATGAACCGCAAGCTCGTCAGCTAATTGCCATTCGAGTGTAGAATTGCTCGTTCCTCCTCGAGAATTACAACGGCGTTGACGATGAGATACACGTgtgtatttaaatttaaataccCCGGTAGCGTCGTAACGAACCAACAGTTACATTGCCGTCATGGTGCGGTAGACCAGCCGAAATTTCGTATGCGCAACGATGCTGCCATGCTGAGAGATCACGTACCCTCCAACAGCGACAGCCGAAAACGTTCCTA belongs to Neodiprion lecontei isolate iyNeoLeco1 chromosome 5, iyNeoLeco1.1, whole genome shotgun sequence and includes:
- the LOC124294491 gene encoding uncharacterized protein LOC124294491, coding for MAPTIKRTPVKTRSRITNKPRRSEPDISKAGNSQIRNNTGEMEGELERLKEEMASFAGLRNAIEQLQAQQATNAQLANEVALLKLQNEQQRQALQQIQNPVQQPVTNNDQISVKMCEGRV